A stretch of the Ostrea edulis chromosome 9, xbOstEdul1.1, whole genome shotgun sequence genome encodes the following:
- the LOC125659920 gene encoding tripartite motif-containing protein 2-like produces MNSPEAVPTPPSKPLLDEPRLTATIDTGKGLYSVSCLSDEEVWTCGDKGFMKLFNLQCKLLTSIQTVSGNMPIDITVTRDGDLAYADYKTKTVNLVKNIQIQTVITLQGWGPRNICGTSSGDLLVTMDSDDLTESKVVRFSGSTEKQTIQSDDQGQPLYSPHCTKYISENRNLDICVADFDSSAVVVVNQSGKLRFKYTGHPFNTEEIFRPFGIATDSQSHIMTAESSYHRIHIIDQDGQFLRYIENCDLRSPWGLCVDIKDNLFVAESDTAKVKKIQYL; encoded by the coding sequence ATGAATTCACCAGAAGCTGTACCGACTCCTCCAAGCAAACCTCTGCTTGATGAACCGCGactcaccgccaccatagacactgggaAAGGGctatacagtgttagctgtctcaGTGATGAAGAAGTCTGGACATGTGGGGATAAAGGTTTCATGAAGCTCTTCAACCTCCAgtgtaaactactgacatcaatacaaactgTGTCAGGGAACATGCCAATAGACATAACAGTGACACGGGATGGAGATCTTGCATATGCTGACTATAAAACTAAAACTGTAAATCTAGTGAAGAATATACAGATACAGActgtgatcacactacaggggtggggACCTCGCAATATCTGCGGTACTTCTTCTGGtgacctcctggttaccatggacAGTGATGATCTGACAGAATCCAAAGTTGTGCGATTCTctggctccacagagaaacaaaccaTTCAGTCTGATGATCAGGGGCAACCTCTATATTCACCTCACTGCACTAAATACATTAGTGAaaacaggaacctggatatctgtgtggctgactttGACTctagtgcagtagtggtggtcaatcagtcaggaaaactccggtttaaatacactggtcatccctttAATACCGAGGAAATATTTCGTCCATTCGGCATcgctacagacagccagagtcacatcatGACAGCAGAAAGTTCCTATCACCGAATCCACATcatagatcaggacggacagttcctccgttacattgaGAACTGTGATTTACGTAGTCCatggggtttatgtgtggacatcaaagacaacctctttgtggctgaaagtgacacagctaaagtgaagaaaatccaatatctctGA
- the LOC125659919 gene encoding tripartite motif-containing protein 2-like, whose translation MTSPTEEHGETMTSPETVSSPIKPLLDEPRVIATIATGSDRLFNVSCLGEEQVWTCGLDEVMKLFNLQGKLLTSIQPKSGNNARDIAVTRDGDLIYIDYDNKTVNLVKNNQIQTMITLQGWRPINVCCTCCEDILVIMVSDDRKQSKVVRYSDSTEKQTIQFDDQGQPLYNTSGGNTKYITENRNLDICVSDFETRAVVVVNQSGKFRFRYIGHPSNTKEPFVPGGIATDSQGHILTADICNQLIHILDQDGQFLRYIENCDLCFRLVYVWTSETTSSWLIITWLILT comes from the coding sequence ATGACGTCTCCTACAGAAGAACATGGTGAGACAATGACGTCACCAGAAACTGTATCATCTCCaatcaaaccactgcttgatgaaccGCGAGTCATCGCCACCATAGCCACTGGTAGTGACAGGCTATTTAATGTTAGCTGTCTCGGTGAAGAACAAGTTTGGACATGTGGACTTGATGAAGTCATGAAGCTCTTTAACCTCCagggtaaactactgacatcaatacaaccCAAGTCAGGGAACAACGCTcgggacatagcagtgacacgggacggagatcttatTTATATTGATTATGATAATAAAACTGTAAACCTAGTGAAGAATAACCAGATACAGACtatgatcacactacaggggtggagacctATCAATGTCTGCTGTACATGCTGTGAAGATATCCTGGTTATCATGGTCAGTGATGATAGAAAACAATCCAAAGTTGTCCGTTACTCTgactccacagagaaacaaaccatccagtttgatgatcagggtcaaCCTCTCTATAATACATCTGGTGGTAACACTAAATACATCACtgagaacaggaacctggatatctgtgtttctgactttgaaactagagcagtagtggtggtcaatcagtcaggaaaattccgatttagatacattggtcatccctctaataccaagGAACCATTTGTTCCAGGTGGCATTGCTACAGACAGCCAgggtcacatcctgacagcagacatTTGCAATCAGcttatccacatcctagatcaggacggacagttcctccgttacattgaAAATTGTGATTTATGCTTCCGTttggtttatgtgtggacatcagagacaacctcttcgTGGCTGATAATAACGTGGCTGATATTAACCTAG